Proteins found in one Cricetulus griseus strain 17A/GY chromosome X, alternate assembly CriGri-PICRH-1.0, whole genome shotgun sequence genomic segment:
- the LOC100752856 gene encoding alpha-enolase isoform X2, with the protein MSILKVLAREIFDSRGNPTVEVDLYTSKGLFRAAVPSGASTGIYEALELRDNDKTSYMGKGVSKAVEHINKTIGPALVSKKLDVVDQEKIDKLMIEMDGTENKSKFGANAILGVSLAVCKAGAAEKGVPLYRHIADLAGNPEVILPVPAFNVINGGSHAGNKLAMQEFMILPVGASTFREAMRIGAEVYHNLKNVIKEKYGKDATNVGDEGGFAPNILENKEALELLKTAIGKASYTEQVVIGMDVAASEFFRSGKYDLDFKSPDDPSRHITPDQLADLYKSFIQEYPVVSIEDPFDQDDWEAWKNFTASAGIQVVGDDLTVTNPKRIAKAVSEKSCNCLLLKVNQIGSVTESLQACKLAQSNGWGVMVSHRSGETEDTFIADLVVGLCTGQIKTGAPCRSERLAKYNQILRIEEELGSKAKFAGRSFRNPLAK; encoded by the coding sequence ATGTCTATTCTCAAGGTACTTGCCCGAGAGATCTTTGACTCCCGTGGGAACCCCACTGTTGAAGTTGATCTCTACACCTCAAAAGGTCTCTTCCGAGCGGCTGTGCCCAGCGGTGCCTCCACTGGCATCTACGAGGCCCTAGAACTCCGAGACAATGATAAGACTAGCTACATGGGGAAGGGTGTCTCAAAGGCTGTTGAGCACATCAATAAAACTATCGGACCTGCTCTGGTTAGCAAGAAACTGGACGTGGTGGACCAAGAGAAGATCGACAAATTGATGATTGAAATGGACGGCACCGAGAATAAATCTAAATTTGGTGCAAATGCCATCCTGGGAGTATCCCTGGCAGTCTGCAAAGCTGGTGCCGCAGAAAAGGGGGTACCCCTGTACCGCCACATCGCTGACTTGGCTGGCAACCCTGAAGTTATTCTGCCCGTCCCCGCTTTCAACGTGATCAATGGTGGTTCCCACGCTGGCAACAAGCTGGCCATGCAGGAGTTCATGATCCTTCCCGTGGGCGCGTCCACCTTCCGGGAAGCCATGCGCATTGGGGCAGAGGTTTACCACAACCTGAAGAATGTCATCAAGGAGAAATACGGGAAGGATGCCACCAATGTGGGTGATGAGGGCGGTTTCGCGCCCAACATCCTGGAGAACAAAGAAGCTCTGGAGCTGCTGAAGACTGCAATCGGGAAGGCTAGCTACACAGAGCAGGTTGTCATCGGGATGGACGTGGCTGCCTCTGAGTTCTTCAGGTCTGGCAAATATGACCTAGACTTCAAGTCTCCGGATGACCCCAGCAGGCACATCACACCTGACCAGCTGGCTGACCTGTATAAGTCCTTCATCCAGGAGTATCCAGTGGTGTCCATCGAGGACCCCTTTGACCAGGACGACTGGGAGGCCTGGAAGAATTTCACAGCTAGTGCAGGCATCCAGGTGGTTGGGGATGATCTCACAGTAACCAACCCTAAGAGGATTGCCAAGGCTGTCAGTGAGAAGTCCTGCAACTGCCTCCTGCTCAAAGTCAACCAGATTGGCTCTGTGACCGAGTCTCTGCAGGCGTGTAAGCTGGCTCAGTCCAATGGCTGGGGTGTCATGGTGTCCCATCGCTCCGGGGAGACAGAGGACACTTTCATTGCCGACCTGGTGGTAGGGCTCTGCACTGGGCAGATCAAGACTGGTGCCCCTTGCCGATCTGAGCGTCTGGCCAAGTACAATCAGATCCTTAGAATCGAGGAAGAGCTGGGCAGCAAGGCCAAGTTTGCTGGCAGAAGCTTCAGGAACCCCCTGGCCAAGTAA